In candidate division WOR-3 bacterium, one genomic interval encodes:
- the coaBC gene encoding bifunctional phosphopantothenoylcysteine decarboxylase/phosphopantothenate--cysteine ligase CoaBC — translation MKVVLGITGSIAGYKALELIRHLRREGHEVRVILTKSALNFVTPLSCQTLSENEVYIDQFVLTKGIKHIALNEWADILVIAPATANVIGKAASGIGDDLLSTTIISFQKPVLFVPAMDSGMWNNKIVQENIRKLIANGFHILKPETGPLASGKIGKGRFPAVSRIYKKILVCVGNYRSLNGRKILISGGRTEEDIDSVRVITNRASGTMAMELYEAGLCRDGEMRLIMGQANIPVPDESGIFRVRTAAEMFEILKEHIEWSEVLIMNAAVGDYKPIQRNESKIHAQNLTLNLERNVDILKALCPYKKDRIFIGFSVEDKDNVKRAGEKLKEKGLDYIVANPVSVIGKTTTEALILDKNGKHIEPGPMTKWELANYILDLIT, via the coding sequence TTGAAAGTAGTCTTAGGGATAACCGGTTCTATCGCTGGTTACAAAGCCTTAGAACTTATAAGACACTTGAGACGTGAGGGACACGAGGTTCGTGTAATCCTCACCAAATCAGCATTGAATTTCGTTACGCCCCTTTCCTGCCAGACTCTTTCGGAAAACGAAGTCTACATAGACCAGTTTGTGCTCACTAAAGGCATAAAACATATTGCCCTTAATGAATGGGCGGATATTCTGGTCATTGCTCCAGCTACGGCTAATGTAATAGGCAAGGCGGCGAGCGGGATTGGTGACGATTTGCTTTCTACCACCATCATCTCTTTTCAGAAGCCCGTTCTTTTTGTGCCAGCAATGGATTCTGGAATGTGGAATAATAAAATTGTTCAGGAGAATATACGAAAGTTAATAGCTAATGGCTTTCATATCCTCAAACCTGAAACCGGTCCGCTGGCTTCAGGTAAGATAGGCAAGGGTCGGTTTCCCGCGGTTTCTCGGATTTATAAAAAAATTTTAGTTTGTGTGGGCAATTATCGTTCGCTCAATGGCAGGAAAATACTGATTTCCGGAGGAAGGACCGAGGAAGATATTGATTCAGTGCGGGTGATAACTAATCGTGCTTCCGGGACCATGGCGATGGAGCTTTATGAAGCTGGCTTGTGTCGGGATGGAGAGATGCGGTTGATCATGGGTCAGGCGAATATCCCGGTGCCGGACGAATCGGGGATTTTTCGGGTGCGCACTGCAGCAGAGATGTTTGAAATTTTAAAAGAGCATATTGAATGGTCCGAGGTGTTGATAATGAATGCGGCGGTGGGTGATTACAAACCAATTCAAAGAAATGAGAGTAAAATTCATGCGCAAAATTTAACTTTGAATCTTGAAAGGAATGTGGATATTTTAAAGGCACTCTGCCCGTATAAAAAAGATAGAATATTCATTGGATTTTCGGTAGAGGATAAAGACAATGTGAAAAGGGCTGGTGAGAAGTTAAAAGAAAAAGGGCTGGATTACATCGTCGCGAATCCAGTCTCGGTCATCGGCAAGACTACCACCGAGGCTCTAATCTTGGATAAAAATGGGAAGCATATTGAGCCGGGTCCGATGAC
- a CDS encoding PPC domain-containing DNA-binding protein, with product MYYKKQRGYYVLRLPKGAEIVQSLKDFAQKTRLKGAFLYGLGVGENLRLGFFDAHKKSYIEKQFPGEYEFTSFLGNISYFEKEVVIHIHVTITGKKFNAFGGHLFSGYVPGTLEIIVFPLVKKLVRQRDAETGLNLLAL from the coding sequence ATGTATTATAAAAAACAGCGGGGTTATTATGTGTTAAGACTCCCCAAAGGTGCTGAGATAGTTCAAAGTCTGAAGGATTTTGCCCAAAAGACAAGACTGAAAGGTGCCTTTCTCTATGGTTTGGGGGTGGGTGAGAATCTAAGACTTGGTTTTTTTGATGCCCATAAAAAGTCCTACATTGAAAAACAATTTCCAGGTGAATATGAGTTCACGAGTTTCTTGGGCAATATTTCCTATTTTGAAAAGGAGGTAGTCATCCATATCCATGTTACAATTACCGGCAAGAAGTTCAACGCCTTTGGTGGTCATCTCTTTTCAGGTTATGTTCCCGGGACACTGGAGATAATTGTATTTCCGTTGGTAAAAAAGTTGGTGCGTCAGAGAGATGCGGAGACCGGTTTGAATTTGCTGGCATTATGA
- a CDS encoding biotin--[acetyl-CoA-carboxylase] ligase translates to MSIGSKLYYFDEIDSTNEFAKKIIGEAKDGTVILADTQTAGKGRLERTWYSPEGGIYMSIILFTDKPLMIPILASVAICETFYNNYDILLGIKWPNDLLLNDKKVAGILVEMVDLAIIMGLGINLNIAEFPEELQNTASSIFLETRKKLDKMMVVNDLFREIEKLYQLLQKGETGEIIQKWRHYTIMFGKKVIIETPAGTISGKVIDIAGNGALVLSLSEGRIEKVLAGDCRIIKENKASL, encoded by the coding sequence GTGAGTATCGGTTCTAAACTTTACTACTTTGATGAGATAGATTCCACCAACGAATTCGCCAAAAAAATCATCGGTGAAGCGAAAGACGGCACGGTCATTCTTGCGGATACGCAGACTGCTGGTAAAGGTAGACTCGAACGCACATGGTATTCTCCAGAAGGTGGGATTTATATGTCAATCATCCTGTTCACGGATAAACCACTTATGATTCCTATTCTTGCCAGTGTGGCAATATGTGAGACATTTTACAATAACTACGATATCCTCCTCGGTATAAAATGGCCTAACGATTTGCTCTTGAACGATAAAAAAGTTGCTGGAATCCTCGTGGAGATGGTAGATCTCGCAATAATCATGGGTTTGGGGATAAATTTGAATATCGCTGAATTTCCCGAGGAGTTGCAAAATACTGCCAGTTCAATATTCCTTGAGACACGGAAGAAACTTGATAAGATGATGGTGGTTAACGATCTTTTTCGGGAGATAGAAAAGTTGTATCAACTGTTACAAAAGGGAGAGACTGGCGAAATTATCCAAAAATGGCGACACTATACAATTATGTTCGGAAAAAAAGTGATAATTGAGACTCCCGCGGGAACAATATCCGGAAAGGTAATCGATATTGCGGGTAATGGCGCTTTGGTTCTGTCACTTTCAGAAGGAAGAATTGAGAAGGTTCTGGCTGGAGATTGCCGGATAATAAAGGAGAATAAGGCGTCATTATGA
- the cobO gene encoding cob(I)yrinic acid a,c-diamide adenosyltransferase: protein MIQIYTGNGKGKTTAALGLALRALGHGRRVLMIQFMKGRINYGELKAARFLKNFEIEQYGRPDFVDRDHPAKIDIELAKKGLERAKEAIKSRKYDIIILDELNVALDYGLISIKEVLELIKKIPKKTELIITGRYMPEILGTHADLISEIVEVKHYFQKGIRARKGIDY, encoded by the coding sequence ATGATTCAGATCTACACTGGAAACGGAAAGGGCAAAACAACAGCAGCCTTGGGTTTGGCATTGCGTGCTTTAGGTCACGGCAGGAGAGTTCTCATGATCCAATTTATGAAGGGCAGAATTAACTATGGTGAATTGAAGGCAGCAAGATTTTTAAAAAATTTTGAGATCGAACAATACGGCCGGCCGGATTTTGTAGATCGTGACCATCCAGCAAAGATTGACATTGAACTCGCTAAAAAGGGATTGGAAAGAGCAAAAGAGGCAATAAAGAGCAGGAAATATGATATCATCATCCTTGATGAATTGAATGTGGCGCTGGATTATGGTTTAATCTCTATTAAAGAAGTACTTGAGCTTATTAAAAAAATACCTAAGAAAACTGAGCTAATTATCACTGGAAGGTATATGCCAGAGATACTGGGGACCCATGCAGACCTGATAAGTGAGATCGTTGAGGTGAAGCACTATTTTCAAAAGGGTATAAGAGCCCGAAAAGGGATCGATTACTGA